In Methanosarcina barkeri MS, a single window of DNA contains:
- a CDS encoding EMC6-like membrane protein → MSKQNPKSKSRKEPAKIAEATSAVPAAKIETPEKKTFIKERTPEEKQKEHRDGVVKTVVAALLGTIAGILCFHLYGAGEDRIWYAVLTIVIGLTYYIQKFLYPQIKINTKEFKFKDWFYVEFIVVDFFLIVWTLLLN, encoded by the coding sequence TTGAGTAAGCAAAATCCGAAGTCAAAGTCCAGAAAGGAACCTGCAAAAATAGCAGAGGCTACTTCAGCAGTTCCTGCAGCAAAGATTGAGACTCCAGAGAAGAAGACTTTTATCAAGGAAAGGACGCCTGAGGAAAAACAAAAGGAGCATAGGGACGGAGTTGTAAAGACAGTAGTAGCCGCATTACTTGGCACAATAGCAGGAATTTTGTGTTTCCACCTGTACGGAGCCGGAGAAGATCGGATCTGGTATGCTGTACTTACAATCGTCATCGGGCTTACGTATTACATACAGAAGTTTCTCTATCCTCAAATCAAGATCAATACAAAAGAGTTCAAATTCAAGGACTGGTTCTACGTAGAGTTTATAGTCGTTGATTTCTTCCTTATCGTCTGGACTCTCCTCCTGAATTAA
- a CDS encoding MBL fold metallo-hydrolase codes for MISKKLIDLGVLALRQRNSRGTFKPHISLRFRDKAGDLRTFSIDTTRTVGKRPQPDAYLITHAHSDHNGKSAMLSPNAVCTEKTAMALEIRHDRKYAGSMCRLGDEIDIKGTKVKTFPTEHTVGASAFYWENDVGTRILVTGDVKDASSLPPCDVLITEANYGDPADPSCHFADDLEGMKSALFKKGPVAFGAYEFGKTQRAVELIRSFGYDGVICMEARTRALTRSMLEDAGELAGLDSGEGNGVFIVPPWNLDKLPWNMKKYVLSCRMDYPYPTIRISDHLDACGLEDMVRKLSPEVTLVYHPGGNRPSKFSKHLNSIGIDSISIDQIGNVLSNEFI; via the coding sequence GTGATTTCTAAAAAACTAATTGATCTTGGTGTTCTGGCGCTCAGGCAGCGTAATTCTCGCGGGACATTTAAACCGCATATCTCTCTTCGGTTCAGGGATAAAGCCGGGGACTTGCGCACCTTTTCCATTGATACTACCAGGACGGTTGGAAAGCGCCCCCAGCCCGATGCTTATCTGATCACCCATGCCCATTCCGACCACAACGGAAAATCGGCTATGCTATCCCCCAATGCCGTTTGTACGGAAAAAACCGCGATGGCACTTGAAATCAGGCACGACAGAAAATATGCGGGCAGCATGTGCAGGCTTGGGGATGAAATTGACATCAAAGGAACAAAGGTAAAGACCTTTCCTACGGAACATACCGTAGGCGCGAGTGCTTTTTACTGGGAAAACGATGTAGGGACAAGGATTCTGGTTACAGGCGACGTCAAAGATGCAAGTAGCCTTCCTCCCTGTGATGTCCTTATCACTGAAGCTAACTACGGCGACCCTGCTGACCCCTCCTGCCATTTTGCAGATGACCTTGAGGGCATGAAATCTGCACTTTTCAAAAAAGGGCCTGTAGCTTTTGGAGCATATGAATTTGGAAAGACTCAGCGTGCAGTCGAACTTATAAGAAGCTTTGGATACGACGGCGTCATCTGTATGGAGGCGAGGACAAGGGCTCTTACCCGCAGCATGCTTGAGGATGCCGGGGAACTGGCAGGGCTTGATTCTGGAGAAGGCAACGGGGTTTTCATAGTTCCTCCCTGGAACCTTGACAAGTTGCCCTGGAACATGAAAAAATACGTTTTAAGTTGCCGCATGGATTATCCTTACCCGACAATCAGGATAAGTGACCATCTTGATGCTTGCGGGCTTGAAGATATGGTCAGAAAACTTTCTCCTGAAGTCACTCTAGTCTATCACCCAGGAGGGAATAGACCTTCAAAATTTTCAAAACATTTAAATTCGATAGGAATTGATTCGATATCTATAGATCAGATCGGTAATGTTTTAAGTAATGAATTTATTTAA